A single genomic interval of Malania oleifera isolate guangnan ecotype guangnan chromosome 11, ASM2987363v1, whole genome shotgun sequence harbors:
- the LOC131168364 gene encoding uncharacterized protein LOC131168364 isoform X2, with amino-acid sequence MDTNRMVGSLPAPMLISNEKNRLSENLEKRSTGMETEGLSIHDRDLESLMNSPVGSSLGRNDSRKHFPESSSSSSCGYCSGSVSEEEEVDGCLDDWEAVADALTLDDEHRRLVSAPSGQLETIITPANLQQSNQNSSMGLLKTENGGMDTGPQPACRAWRPDDAFRPRSLPNLSKQHCFSMNSDWHGGHGTIPWAWQSIVSQPSSCPICYEDLDLTDSRFFPCSCGFRLCLFCHKKILEADGRCPGCRKQYDATNCDIGSNGGVPPFQMTHSCSMSTRS; translated from the coding sequence ATGGATACAAATAGGATGGTTGGATCCCTACCTGCACCTATGCTGATTTCAAATGAAAAGAACAGATTGTCTGAGAATCTAGAAAAAAGATCTACAGGGATGGAGACTGAGGGGTTGAGTATACATGACAGAGATTTGGAATCCTTGATGAATAGCCCAGTTGGCAGCAGCTTGGGTCGTAATGATTCAAGGAAACATTTTCCTGaaagtagcagcagcagcagctgtGGTTATTGCTCTGGAAGCGTCAGTGAGGAAGAAGAGGTTGATGGCTGCCTGGATGACTGGGAAGCTGTTGCAGATGCATTGACCTTAGATGACGAACACAGAAGACTTGTTTCAGCACCATCTGGCCAACTTGAAACTATTATTACACCAGCTAATCTTCAACAATCTAACCAGAATTCCAGCATGGGTTTGTTGAAAACAGAGAATGGTGGAATGGACACAGGGCCCCAGCCAGCTTGTCGAGCATGGAGGCCTGATGATGCTTTTCGTCCTCGGAGTCTTCCAAACTTGTCAAAGCAGCATTGTTTTTCCATGAATTCAGACTGGCACGGTGGCCATGGAACCATCCCTTGGGCATGGCAGAGTATTGTTTCCCAGCCTTCTTCATGTCCAATCTGCTATGAGGACTTGGATCTCACTGACTCAAGGTTCTTCCCATGTTCGTGTGGATTTCGACTTTGCCTTTTTTGCCACAAAAAGATTCTTGAAGCAGATGGAAGATGTCCAGGCTGCCGGAAGCAGTATGATGCTACAAATTGCGATATAGGCTCCAATGGAGGGGTTCCACCATTTCAGATGACTCATTCTTGCAGCATGAGCACTAGATCTTAG
- the LOC131168364 gene encoding uncharacterized protein LOC131168364 isoform X1 — protein sequence MDSDSVSNSAAAAVSKDLGKKKRGNRLAKLKQCKLDVRREQWLSQVKNKGCGMDTNRMVGSLPAPMLISNEKNRLSENLEKRSTGMETEGLSIHDRDLESLMNSPVGSSLGRNDSRKHFPESSSSSSCGYCSGSVSEEEEVDGCLDDWEAVADALTLDDEHRRLVSAPSGQLETIITPANLQQSNQNSSMGLLKTENGGMDTGPQPACRAWRPDDAFRPRSLPNLSKQHCFSMNSDWHGGHGTIPWAWQSIVSQPSSCPICYEDLDLTDSRFFPCSCGFRLCLFCHKKILEADGRCPGCRKQYDATNCDIGSNGGVPPFQMTHSCSMSTRS from the exons ATGGATTCTGATTCTGTATCCAACTCTGCCGCCGCTGCTGTCTCCAAGGATTTGGGGAAGAAGAAGAGG GGGAACAGATTGGCGAAGCTGAAGCAGTGCAAACTGGATGTTCGGCGGGAGCAATGGCTTTCTCAGG TGAAGAACAAGGGATGCGGTATGGATACAAATAGGATGGTTGGATCCCTACCTGCACCTATGCTGATTTCAAATGAAAAGAACAGATTGTCTGAGAATCTAGAAAAAAGATCTACAGGGATGGAGACTGAGGGGTTGAGTATACATGACAGAGATTTGGAATCCTTGATGAATAGCCCAGTTGGCAGCAGCTTGGGTCGTAATGATTCAAGGAAACATTTTCCTGaaagtagcagcagcagcagctgtGGTTATTGCTCTGGAAGCGTCAGTGAGGAAGAAGAGGTTGATGGCTGCCTGGATGACTGGGAAGCTGTTGCAGATGCATTGACCTTAGATGACGAACACAGAAGACTTGTTTCAGCACCATCTGGCCAACTTGAAACTATTATTACACCAGCTAATCTTCAACAATCTAACCAGAATTCCAGCATGGGTTTGTTGAAAACAGAGAATGGTGGAATGGACACAGGGCCCCAGCCAGCTTGTCGAGCATGGAGGCCTGATGATGCTTTTCGTCCTCGGAGTCTTCCAAACTTGTCAAAGCAGCATTGTTTTTCCATGAATTCAGACTGGCACGGTGGCCATGGAACCATCCCTTGGGCATGGCAGAGTATTGTTTCCCAGCCTTCTTCATGTCCAATCTGCTATGAGGACTTGGATCTCACTGACTCAAGGTTCTTCCCATGTTCGTGTGGATTTCGACTTTGCCTTTTTTGCCACAAAAAGATTCTTGAAGCAGATGGAAGATGTCCAGGCTGCCGGAAGCAGTATGATGCTACAAATTGCGATATAGGCTCCAATGGAGGGGTTCCACCATTTCAGATGACTCATTCTTGCAGCATGAGCACTAGATCTTAG